A genomic segment from Pseudobdellovibrionaceae bacterium encodes:
- a CDS encoding 3-hydroxybutyryl-CoA dehydrogenase, with amino-acid sequence MSFKTVGVVGAGQMGNGIAQVVAAKNINVVMLDVSKESLDRGMKTIAGSCDRLIKKEKMTEAQKAELLAKITPTTEMKDLKNCDLVIEAATENLDLKLKIFKQLDEAVKPEALLCSNTSSISITKIAGATSRPSQVVGMHFMNPVPLMALVEGIRGLQTSDSTFATVKEFAGFLDKVFIEGRDMPGFIVNRILMPMINEACYALYENIADVEGIDQAMKLGTNQPMGPLTLADFIGLDTCLAIMEVLHQGLGDTKYRPCPLLVKYVEAGWLGRKTGRGFYSYNNQ; translated from the coding sequence ATGTCTTTTAAAACCGTAGGTGTTGTGGGTGCAGGACAAATGGGCAATGGAATTGCGCAAGTGGTGGCCGCAAAAAATATAAATGTAGTCATGTTAGATGTGTCAAAAGAGTCTTTAGATCGTGGGATGAAGACCATTGCGGGCAGTTGTGATCGTCTGATCAAAAAAGAAAAAATGACTGAGGCCCAAAAAGCAGAGTTGCTGGCAAAGATCACCCCGACCACAGAAATGAAGGATCTTAAAAACTGCGACCTAGTGATCGAAGCTGCCACCGAAAATTTAGATTTGAAATTAAAAATTTTTAAACAACTTGATGAAGCTGTAAAACCAGAAGCTCTTTTATGTTCTAACACTTCGTCGATTTCTATTACAAAAATTGCGGGTGCAACAAGTAGGCCTTCACAAGTGGTGGGAATGCACTTTATGAATCCCGTTCCGTTAATGGCTTTAGTCGAAGGCATTCGCGGTCTTCAAACTTCTGACAGCACTTTTGCTACCGTGAAAGAATTTGCAGGATTTTTAGATAAGGTTTTTATCGAAGGCCGAGATATGCCAGGATTTATTGTAAATAGAATTCTTATGCCTATGATCAACGAGGCCTGTTACGCCCTATACGAAAACATTGCTGACGTGGAAGGGATTGATCAAGCCATGAAGCTGGGAACCAACCAGCCGATGGGTCCTCTCACCTTAGCAGACTTTATCGGACTTGATACATGTCTAGCCATTATGGAAGTTTTGCACCAAGGTCTTGGGGATACCAAGTATCGTCCTTGCCCACTGCTTGTGAAGTATGTCGAAGCAGGTTGGTTAGGTCGTAAAACAGGACGTGGCTTTTACTCTTACAACAATCAATAA
- a CDS encoding enoyl-CoA hydratase-related protein, translating to MILLESKENGIYVLTIDRPKVLNALNAEVLEALESKLEDLKSKSDLRVLILTGSGDKAFVAGADIAAMKDLSSENAQSFARQGQSVFSKLEKLSVPVIAAVNGFALGGGFELALACDYIFASDNAKFGLPEVTLGLIPGFGGTQRLSRNLGISYATYLTTTGSMVSAEELKSRGLVIDVCPQAELMDKVLSVAKVIASKTGPQAVSACKRAIQMGFDESLEQGLILEAQVFSGLFAGPEAKEGMTAFIEKRPAKF from the coding sequence ATGATTTTGCTCGAATCCAAAGAAAATGGAATATATGTATTAACAATTGATCGTCCTAAAGTGCTTAATGCTTTAAATGCCGAAGTGCTAGAAGCCTTAGAGTCAAAACTTGAAGATTTAAAATCTAAGTCAGACCTTCGAGTTCTTATACTTACAGGTTCAGGGGATAAGGCGTTTGTGGCAGGTGCTGATATTGCTGCTATGAAAGATTTAAGTTCTGAAAATGCCCAATCCTTTGCAAGACAAGGTCAAAGTGTGTTTTCTAAATTAGAAAAACTAAGTGTCCCTGTGATTGCGGCCGTGAATGGGTTTGCCTTAGGCGGCGGATTTGAATTGGCGCTTGCGTGTGATTATATTTTTGCCTCTGACAATGCTAAGTTTGGTTTGCCTGAAGTGACATTGGGTTTAATTCCTGGATTTGGTGGCACACAAAGGCTCTCTAGAAACTTAGGAATCAGTTATGCCACTTACTTAACTACAACAGGCAGTATGGTCAGTGCTGAAGAGCTAAAATCTAGAGGCCTTGTGATTGATGTGTGTCCCCAAGCAGAACTGATGGATAAAGTTTTAAGTGTAGCTAAAGTCATTGCATCAAAGACAGGTCCACAAGCGGTATCCGCATGTAAGCGTGCCATTCAAATGGGCTTTGATGAAAGTCTGGAGCAAGGTTTAATCTTAGAGGCCCAAGTGTTCTCGGGTTTATTTGCGGGACCTGAAGCTAAAGAAGGGATGACGGCTTTTATTGAGAAACGTCCTGCTAAATTTTAA